The following are encoded in a window of Peromyscus maniculatus bairdii isolate BWxNUB_F1_BW_parent chromosome X, HU_Pman_BW_mat_3.1, whole genome shotgun sequence genomic DNA:
- the LOC121825746 gene encoding uncharacterized protein LOC121825746, with protein MEVSEDAGEPNKDFNSSTSENQQTNAPTPCQASLPAGDKAAGQPVPRRFPRVQKTVLRRTRRRRRPRRRRRKPSRKILRTFARDGRKPSLEDGHPLNVEPSTSDPDQEGVTPSTSVSTSD; from the exons ATGGAGGTGAGTGAGGACGCCGGGGAGCCTAACAAAGATTTCAACTCCTCAACCTCAGAGAACCAGCAAACGAATGCCCCGACTCCCTGCCAAGCCAGTCTCCCTGCAGGTGACAAAGCTGCAGGTCAGCCAGTTCCAAGAAGATTTCCAAGG GTGCAAAAGACTGTTCTGCGGCGAACCAGACGCCGCCGGCGCCCTAGGAGGCGAAGGAGAAAACCCTCCAGGAAGATTCTGAGAACCTTTGCGAGAGATGGGAGAAAGCCCTCACTTGAGGACGGCCATCCGCTCAACGTGGAGCCGTCTACCAGTGATCCCGACCAAGAAGGGGTCACACCAAGCACTAGCGTCTCCACTAGTGACTAG